A single window of Balaenoptera ricei isolate mBalRic1 chromosome 15, mBalRic1.hap2, whole genome shotgun sequence DNA harbors:
- the NAPB gene encoding beta-soluble NSF attachment protein isoform X1, which yields MRFVRQPSSICSCRANTTPPPALWMLGTPTRRQTPKGRFTIAAKHHITIAEIYETELVDIEKAIAHYEQSADYYKGEESNSSANKCLLKVAAYAAQLEQYQKAIEIFEQVGANTMDNPLLKYSAKDYFFKAALCHFIVDELNAKLALEKYEEMFPAFTDSRECKLLKKLLEAHEEQNSEAYTEAVKEFDSISRLDQWLTTMLLRIKKSIQGDGEGDGDLK from the exons ATGCGTTTTGTCAGGCAGCCAAGCTCCATATGCAGCTGCAGAGCAAACACGACTCCGCCACCAGCTTTGTGGATGCTGGGAACGCCTACAAGAAGGCAGACCCCCAAG GGAAGGTTCACGATCGCGGCCAAGCACCACATCACCATCGCGGAGATCTACGAGACGGAGCTGGTGGACATCGAGAAG gCTATCGCCCATTACGAACAATCAGCTGATTATTACAAAGGGGAAGAATCCAATAG CTCGGCTAACAAATGTCTGCTGAAAGTGGCTGCGTACGCCGCCCAGCTGGAGCAGTACCAGAAGGCCATCGAGATCTTCGAGCAG GTTGGGGCCAACACCATGGATAACCCTTTGTTGAAGTACAGTGCAAAGGATTACTTCTTTAAAGCTGCCCTCTGTCACTTCATAGTGGATGAGCTGAATGCCAAG CTTGCTCTGGAGAAATACGAGGAAATGTTTCCGGCGTTCACTGATTCGAGAGAATGCAAGTTATTGAAA AAACTTCTAGAAGCTCACGAAGAGCAGAACAGTGAAGCTTACACGGAAGCA GTGAAGGAATTTGACTCGATATCCCGCCTGGACCAGTGGCTCACCACCATGCTGCTGCGCATCAAGAAGTCCATCCAGGGGGACGGGGAAGGAGACGGAGACCTCAAGTGA